The genome window TATCGCGGCATCTACCTTCGAACTGCTCAACCGTGAGATTGCAGGCTACTGGCTGCAGCGCGGGGAGCTCTGGCGGCACTCCCTTGCCTGTGCTATCGGCGCACAACTGATCGCCCGAAGGGTGCGGTTACCCGTCTCTGAAGAGGCTTTCGTGGCTGGACTGCTGCATGACATCGGCAAGGTGGCGATTCACCTCTTCGTCCGCGAACAGTTTGACCAGATTATGGAACGTGCTTTGCAGGACCGCATCCCCTTTGTCGAGGCAGAGCAGGCGGTTCTGGGCTTCAATCATGCGATGGCAGGTGGGCTCATCGCGGAGAAGTGGAACCTGCCCCCCCTGCTGGTCTCTGTCATCAAGTATCATCATCAACCGTCCAGCGCACCGGAAAAAGAGCCGATGATTTCTGTGGTGCATCTTGCTGACCTGCTCTCCATTACGATGGGCATCGGCATTGGCGGAGACGGACTGTATTACACCCTCGAAGAGGGCACGCTGGCGATGTTTCATCTGGAGCAGGCGGATATCGACGAGCTGTGCGAGCAGATGGTGGACCAGATGGCTCAAGCAGCGAATCTTCAGGAGCAACCGGAGGTCGCATTGCGGTGAGAGGCACATTCTCTTCGGACGATTACCTGTGGTTCTGTGAACAGGTGCTGCGCCAAACGGGGCTAGACCTGCAGCAGTACAAGCGTCCGCAGATGGAGCGTCGCTTGCGCTCGATGGCAGAACGTGTGGGCGCGCGAAACCTCGAAGAGTACTGGAGGATACTGGAAAAAGACCGTCAGATCTTCACCCAGTTTATTGACCGAATCACCATCAATGTGTCCGAGTTGTTTCGCAACCCAGAGAAGTTCGAGGAACTCCGTCAGGTGATACTCCCCGAGATACGTCGTCTGGGTAGTCCGCTGAAAGTGTGGAGCGCAGGATGCTCGTATGGAGCGGAGCCCTATTCGCTCGCCATTCTGCTAGAGGAGATGCGTCCGCTCAACTACCATATCCTCGCCACCGATGTGGACGAAACCATCCTGAACAAAGCGCGAGAGGGCTACTTTGCCCCCGAAGACATGCGCAACGTGAACGCACAGTGGAAGCAGAAGTACTTCGTGCAGCAGGATAATCGCTATCAGGTCAAACCCGAGCTGAAACGGAACATTACCTTCCGCAAGCATAACCTGCTGGCAGACCCCTTCGACAGTGGCTTCCATCTGATTGTCTGTCGAAACGTAGTCATCTATTTTACCGAAGAGGCGAAGGACAGTCTGTACAGGCGGTTTTTCCAGTCTCTGGTGCCCGGCGGAGTGCTCTTCGTCGGCAGCACAGAGCGCATCTTCAACTATCGGGAACTGGGCTTCGAAATGCCTTTGTCGTTTTTCTACCGCAAGCCTGCGCTCGGCATCAGCAGAGCAGCGTAAACATGGAATAACCCAACAGGAGGAACGCTAAGGGGGAACAGTGATGGGCAAGAGGATACTGGTGACCGATGATGCGCTGTTTATGCGCGTCACGCTGAAAAACATTCTCACGCAGCACGGCTACGAGGTCGTGGGTGAAGCGACCAACGGGCGCGAGTCGGTGGAGCTCTACAAGAACCTGAAACCCGACCTGGTCACGATGGACATCACCATGCCCGAAATGGACGGTATCAGCGCGGTGCGCGAGATTAAGAAGATTGACCCGGAAGCGCGCATTGTAATGGTGACCGCCATGGGGCAGAAGAACCTGGTGGTGGAAGCGATTCAGGCAGGTGCGAAGGATTTCATCGTGAAGCCTTTCCAGCCTGAGCGCGTCATCGAGAGCGTGCAAAAACTGCTGGGCAACTGAAAGGGGTCTGAACATGATGCGCGTCGAGTACATAAACCCGTTTGTCAGCGCCGCATACTCGGTGCTGGAGATGGTGCTGGGTATTCAGCCGGAGAAGGGGCAGCTGGCGATGCGCCCGGGCATTTTCACCACCCAGCAGTGCAGCATTGTGATGGGCGTCACGGGCAAAGTGGAAGGTTCAGTCATCTACGGCATGGCTCTGACCACCGCCGACAAGATAGCCTCCCACATGATTGGACAGCCTATCCGCACCTTTGACGCGCTGGCTGCGAGCGCGATCGCGGAGCTGGGCAACATGATCACGGGTAACGCCGCCGCGTTGCTCGCGGAAAAAGGTTACACCTGTGATATTTCACCTCCCAGTATCATCCGGGGAAGCAATGTCAAAATCTCCACCGTGAACACGCCCGCGCTGGTAGTACCCATTCTTCTGGGAGACTTTGGCTCTATCGAAATCAACGTCAGCTTGCAGGAGAGAAAATAAAGTGCGCATCGAAGACCGAGCGGCGATGACGCTTCTGACGTCGATACTGCGCAGCGAACAGCAGGGACAGGAATACCAGGTGAGGATGCTGCGCAAGACAATGGATGCCCAGCAGCAAACTGGCGAACAACTGGTGCAGATGATCGAGGATGCTGGGAAGCTGCTGGATATCCGAGCATAACACCCTGAAGGAGGTCACCCATGCCTCAGGAGGGACAGAATCTGTATGTGCAGGCGACGGTAGGCGGAGAAAGGGTGGGCTTTCCCGTCACTGCGGTGCGGGAAATCATCCACGTTCCGCCCATCTCACGTGTGCCTCGCGCGCCCCGCTGGCTACAGGGTATAGCCGCTTTACGAGGAGCCACCATTCCCATCGTATGCCTTCGAGAGCGGTTTGGCATGGAGCTGACACCGCCTGACCCGCAGATGCGCGTGGTAGTGGCGGAAGTGTACGGACAGCCGGTAGGTTTCCTGGTGGATAGCGTCAGCACGGTGCACCGCTTCGCCAAGGAGGATATCGAACCTCCTACCGCTCTTTTGCTCAACGAGCAGAATAACTACGTGCAGGCTATCGGGCATGACGGCGAAACGCTGGTGCTTTTACTGAACCCAGACCGCCTCCTGGAGAAGAAACAGGTGGAACGCCTGAGCCATCTCTCCACGCCACAGGCAGCCTGACGATCGCCCTCTCTTTCTCCCTCCTGCCTGCCCCACAGGCGGAAGGTGGAGGCTCCATTTCCCTCAGCATCTTGGGCGCAAAAAAAACGGCGGGGTAGCTAGCCCCGCCAAATGCGCACAGTCTCCCGTGTTCGCTTGTTGTTGTGTAGAGGGTGCTGTTAAGCTTTTCATCATCGCCGCGAGAGAATAACCGGAGCGATGATTGCTGTCTATCGCTTATCGTCGCGGCTTGTCCCTCTTTCCGCCTATTATTATATCATGGCTTTTGTTAAGAAAATGTTAAGGTTGAGATTTTTTGCACAAGAGAATTACGAATTCAGGGCATATGGTTTCGCGAGTTCTGACAATATCCTTACTTATTTGTCATAGCGATAGAGAAAAACGGGCGTTCGAGCAGTGCAGATTGTTCTCATTTTGACAGTTCGATGATGCTTGAGGGTGAAGCATTAGGCGACCAAAAGGAAGGTTGCTTCGGCACGGCGTGCCTCGCAAGGACACGAGAAAACGGCTCGGCAGGACTTCACCCTCCAGTGCGGTGTCATGCTGCGCGGCAGTGAAGCATCTCAAAGCGCCGTTACAGCAAGATTCTTCGCTTGCGCTGTATGACAGCGAGGCGAGACAGCCTCGGCATCATCCTCAAATCATATTTTGACAAAGCAGTAGAACGCTAAATGTTGCCATAGATCACCCAGCGATTGAGAATCGCGGGCAACACCACCATCTTCAGGAAAAGGTCTGACAAAGTAGTAGTCTGACTGGTTTTCGCATCTCGTTTTCTTCATCCATTACGATGGTGATACCAGCGTTTTAACGAGAAAACCAGTTAGTCCTGGTCGCTAAATCACCCGGAAAACACTGTCGCCGGTATTGCGCGAAAATTGATTGATATGATATAATTAGTCAACAATAGATGCACGAGGGAGGACTAGGATGGCACACACCACCGAACCCGTATGGATGCATTTGAGCGCGGACGGAAAGCTGGAGGGCGGAATGCGCACACGCTTGCAGGTGCGTCACTTTGATCCTTTCTACAGCGACGAACCTCCTTCCTTTGGGGGACAAGATAGCGCTCCGAATCCCATGGAGCTGGTACTCGCAGCTCTCAATGGCTGTTTGACCGTGATGACGCAGGTGATTGCGCGGGAGAAGGGCATTGACATCCATGGAATCACCCTGCGTGCCGAGGGTTCCCTGGACCTGCGCGGCGCAATGGGTGACCCTAGCGTACCACCCTATTTCCGCACGGTGCGCGAAAAGGTGGAGTTGGTTACCTCTGCCTCTGCCGAGCAAGTGCAGGCTTTACAGCAGGAGGTACAGCGCCGTTGCCCCGTTTACACCCTGCTGAAAGCGGCTGGGGTAGAGGTGCACAGTGAGTGGACTATCTCTGCACCTGTTGCCGAGTCTGCGACACCATAAGAGAGGATGCTGGCACACCCTTTATCCTGCCGCGCAAGCAGGTTTTTCTGTAGAGAGGCACGCTCCGTCGCCACTGTGACCTGCAGGATGTGACGGAGCACACCCTTCCCCATAGCCGTATGTGTCACTGTAAGCCGAGAACCAATCACCC of Armatimonadota bacterium contains these proteins:
- a CDS encoding phosphohydrolase — translated: MNATGTSEKLQQLVQTIRDLPALPEVVVRVMRMAEDPRSDAQGIARVIATDQAMAARVLKLANSAFYGLPRRVSTLSEAVVILGFRTIKNLAIAASTFELLNREIAGYWLQRGELWRHSLACAIGAQLIARRVRLPVSEEAFVAGLLHDIGKVAIHLFVREQFDQIMERALQDRIPFVEAEQAVLGFNHAMAGGLIAEKWNLPPLLVSVIKYHHQPSSAPEKEPMISVVHLADLLSITMGIGIGGDGLYYTLEEGTLAMFHLEQADIDELCEQMVDQMAQAANLQEQPEVALR
- the cheR gene encoding chemotaxis protein CheR → MRGTFSSDDYLWFCEQVLRQTGLDLQQYKRPQMERRLRSMAERVGARNLEEYWRILEKDRQIFTQFIDRITINVSELFRNPEKFEELRQVILPEIRRLGSPLKVWSAGCSYGAEPYSLAILLEEMRPLNYHILATDVDETILNKAREGYFAPEDMRNVNAQWKQKYFVQQDNRYQVKPELKRNITFRKHNLLADPFDSGFHLIVCRNVVIYFTEEAKDSLYRRFFQSLVPGGVLFVGSTERIFNYRELGFEMPLSFFYRKPALGISRAA
- a CDS encoding chemotaxis protein CheW; the encoded protein is MPQEGQNLYVQATVGGERVGFPVTAVREIIHVPPISRVPRAPRWLQGIAALRGATIPIVCLRERFGMELTPPDPQMRVVVAEVYGQPVGFLVDSVSTVHRFAKEDIEPPTALLLNEQNNYVQAIGHDGETLVLLLNPDRLLEKKQVERLSHLSTPQAA
- the cheX gene encoding chemotaxis protein CheX, with product MMRVEYINPFVSAAYSVLEMVLGIQPEKGQLAMRPGIFTTQQCSIVMGVTGKVEGSVIYGMALTTADKIASHMIGQPIRTFDALAASAIAELGNMITGNAAALLAEKGYTCDISPPSIIRGSNVKISTVNTPALVVPILLGDFGSIEINVSLQERK
- a CDS encoding OsmC family protein, translating into MAHTTEPVWMHLSADGKLEGGMRTRLQVRHFDPFYSDEPPSFGGQDSAPNPMELVLAALNGCLTVMTQVIAREKGIDIHGITLRAEGSLDLRGAMGDPSVPPYFRTVREKVELVTSASAEQVQALQQEVQRRCPVYTLLKAAGVEVHSEWTISAPVAESATP
- the cheY gene encoding chemotaxis protein CheY, producing MGKRILVTDDALFMRVTLKNILTQHGYEVVGEATNGRESVELYKNLKPDLVTMDITMPEMDGISAVREIKKIDPEARIVMVTAMGQKNLVVEAIQAGAKDFIVKPFQPERVIESVQKLLGN